The region GGCCTGATCGAGGAGCTGGAGAGCTTCTCCCCCATTACCGACTACACCGGCAAGCTGGAGCTGCATTTCATCGGTAGCGAGTACCGACTGAAGCGCCCTCGCCACGATGTGGAAGAGGCAAAACGCCGTGACGCAACCTTTGCGTCGCAGATGTACGTGACCTGCCGCCTGGTCAACAAAGAGACCGGTGAAATCAAGGAGCAGGAGGTCTTCATCGGTGAACTGCCGCTGATGACCGAGCGAGGCACCTTCATCATCAACGGTGCTGAACGCGTGATCGTGAATCAGATCGTGCGCAGCCCCGGGGTCTATTTCAAGGATGAAATGGACAAGAACGGACGACGCACGTACAACGCCAGCGTCATCCCCAACCGTGGCGCCTGGCTGAAGTTCGAAACCGACAAGAACAGCCTTCTCCACGTTCGCGTCGACAAGACCCGCAAGATCAACGCACACGTGCTGATGCGCGCGATGGGGCTGTCGGATAACGACGTGCTCGATAAATTGCGGCACCCGGAGTTCTACAAAAAGTCGATTGATGCCGCAAATGATGAGGGCATCAGCTCGGAAGACCAGGCCCTGCTGGAACTTTACAAGAAACTGCGTCCAGGTGAACCACCCTCGGTGAGTGGTGGTCAGCAGCTCTTGCAGACCCGCTTCTTCGACCCCAAGCGCTACGACCTCGGTCGGGTTGGTCGCTACAAGATCAACAAAAAGCTCCGCCTCACCATCCCCGACACGGTGCGCACCCTCACCCATGAGGACGTGCTCTCCACCCTCGACTATCTGATCAACCTCGAGCTGGATGTCGGTGGCGCCAGCCTCGACGACATCGATCACCTGGGCAACCGCCGCGTTCGTTCCGTGGGCGAGCTGCTGCAGAACCAGGTGCGGGTGGGCCTCAACCGCCTCGAGCGAATCATCAAGGAGCGGATGACAGTCGGCGAGACCGATTCGCTCACCCCGGCCCAGCTGGTGAACCCCAAGCCACTGGTGGCGGCGATCAAGGAGTTCTTCGGCTCCAGCCAGCTGAGCCAGTTCATGGATCAGACGAACCCTCTGGCTGAGCTGACCCACAAGCGCCGCATTTCTGCCCTTGGACCTGGTGGTCTCACCCGGGAGCGCGCCGGCTTTGCTGTCCGTGATATCCATCCCTCCCATTACGGCCGTCTCTGCCCGATCGAGACACCGGAAGGCCCTAACGCCGGTCTGATCAACTCCCTGGCCACCCACGCACGGGTGAATGAGTACGGCTTCATCGAGACCCCGTTCTGGAAAGTAGAGAACGGAGTGGTCATCAAAGACGGTGATCCCATCTACCTGTCGGCTGACCGAGAGGACGAAGTGCGGGTGGCCCCTGGTGACGTCGCCACCGAATCCGATGGACGCATCAAGGCTGATCTGATTCCTGTTCGCTACCGCCAGGACTTCGAGAAGGTGCCGCCCGAGCAGGTGGATTACGTCGCCTTGTCTCCGGTTCAGGTGATTTCGGTCGCTGCTTCCCTGATTCCCTTCCTGGAGCACGACGACGCCAACCGCGCCCTGATGGGGTCCAACATGCAGCGCCAGGCTGTGCCTCTGCTGCGTCCTGAGCGTGCCCTGGTGGGGACCGGTCTTGAGACCCAGGTGGCCCGTGACTCCGGCATGGTGCCGATCTCACGGGTCAACGGCACCGTGATCTTCGTGGATGCCACCGCCATCGTCGTCCAGGACGAAGAGGGCCAGGAACACACCCACTACCTGCAGAAATATCAGCGCTCCAACCAGGACACCTGCCTCAACCACCGACCGATCGTCCGTTGCGGCGATCAGGTGATCGTTGGTCAGGTGATGGCGGATGGCTCCGCCTGCGAGGGCGGTGAAATTGCCCTGGGTCAGAACGTGCTGATCGCCTATATGCCCTGGGAGGGTTACAAC is a window of Synechococcus sp. A15-24 DNA encoding:
- the rpoB gene encoding DNA-directed RNA polymerase subunit beta, whose protein sequence is MSSSAIQVAKTATYLPDLVEVQRASFKWFLDLGLIEELESFSPITDYTGKLELHFIGSEYRLKRPRHDVEEAKRRDATFASQMYVTCRLVNKETGEIKEQEVFIGELPLMTERGTFIINGAERVIVNQIVRSPGVYFKDEMDKNGRRTYNASVIPNRGAWLKFETDKNSLLHVRVDKTRKINAHVLMRAMGLSDNDVLDKLRHPEFYKKSIDAANDEGISSEDQALLELYKKLRPGEPPSVSGGQQLLQTRFFDPKRYDLGRVGRYKINKKLRLTIPDTVRTLTHEDVLSTLDYLINLELDVGGASLDDIDHLGNRRVRSVGELLQNQVRVGLNRLERIIKERMTVGETDSLTPAQLVNPKPLVAAIKEFFGSSQLSQFMDQTNPLAELTHKRRISALGPGGLTRERAGFAVRDIHPSHYGRLCPIETPEGPNAGLINSLATHARVNEYGFIETPFWKVENGVVIKDGDPIYLSADREDEVRVAPGDVATESDGRIKADLIPVRYRQDFEKVPPEQVDYVALSPVQVISVAASLIPFLEHDDANRALMGSNMQRQAVPLLRPERALVGTGLETQVARDSGMVPISRVNGTVIFVDATAIVVQDEEGQEHTHYLQKYQRSNQDTCLNHRPIVRCGDQVIVGQVMADGSACEGGEIALGQNVLIAYMPWEGYNFEDALLVSERLVTDDLYTSVHIEKYEIEARQTKLGPEEITREIPNVAEESLGNLDEMGIIRVGAFVESGDILVGKVTPKGESDQPPEEKLLRAIFGEKARDVRDNSLRVPGTERGRVVDVRIYTREQGDELPPGANMVVRVYVAQRRKIQVGDKMAGRHGNKGIISRILPREDMPYLPDGTPVDICLNPLGVPSRMNVGQVFELLMGWAASNLDSRVRIVPFDEMHGAEMSQETCEAFLKEAAKQPGKAWVYNPDDPGKLVLRDGRTGQPFDQPVAVGYSHFLKLVHLVDDKIHARSTGPYSLVTQQPLGGKAQQGGQRLGEMEVWALEAYGAAYTLQELLTVKSDDMQGRNEALNAIVKGKPIPRPGTPESFKVLMRELQSLGLDIAVYTDEGKEVDLMQDVNPRRSTPSRPTYESLGVADYDED